The following coding sequences are from one Prochlorococcus sp. MIT 0604 window:
- a CDS encoding isoprenylcysteine carboxylmethyltransferase family protein, with product MTKFQLKIFLKAAYEIILVFLQFFIISLHFFQWEFIPEKQIIQVTPFSYFLGFLIIIIAFIILLVAIKDLGRNLSPFPRPINNSNLVTTGIYRFTRHPMYYSLIFISFGFFITKLSIYYLFLLTSFGLIIKFKISLEEQYLNNKFKNYLLYKNEVKY from the coding sequence ATGACTAAATTTCAGTTAAAAATTTTTTTAAAAGCTGCTTATGAAATAATCCTTGTTTTTTTACAGTTCTTTATTATTAGTCTCCATTTTTTTCAATGGGAATTTATTCCAGAAAAACAAATAATTCAAGTCACTCCTTTTTCTTATTTTTTGGGTTTTTTAATTATCATAATTGCTTTCATAATATTGTTAGTTGCAATTAAAGACTTAGGAAGAAATTTATCCCCTTTCCCAAGACCTATAAACAATAGCAATCTTGTTACTACAGGTATTTATCGATTTACGCGACATCCGATGTACTATTCTTTAATATTTATTTCCTTTGGCTTTTTTATAACAAAGTTATCTATTTATTATTTATTTCTATTAACAAGTTTTGGCTTAATAATTAAATTTAAGATTTCTTTAGAAGAGCAATATTTAAATAATAAATTCAAGAATTACTTACTTTATAAAAATGAGGTCAAATATTAA
- a CDS encoding exodeoxyribonuclease V subunit gamma yields MAEELKVSPPLITENLEIAVPNYFLGKWLSEQITIKNKISALYELKTISSYTESLLTNFFPGIDMGLWNFESIKWGIIDSLEELNSFKESFPLRNWINKYLDNKKTIDGDLYNLTKKITNNFIDYLIFRPEMIDEWNRSEINSPNLFKNLNSDQFWQPILYKLLEKKISEKPSCLYMIELIKILKKIKNVQIKVPNQIYIISDNNLSKLHINFYSELSKFTRVNLYLISAGDDLWNRINCLEGELEFDNFDTKLNLNNKNIEKIFGKFGANFQKLIEENIYKEGINLKNNLIYIDPTTNFYDKKDIPLLNQIQKKLIDNNSNDFIVNQRDDSILLCEHFNQNSQLEYIRNKIIEIINSCENIKYGDIAVLSPQTNQIKPYLRYIFNNALINGEKIPYFFIDEGNHDYPDIYKFLIEITEIANEKITLEKIDYILSKKVTQNIFDFDITEKDEIIFLLKQVGFHWGLDANERLGEEKNTLDWCINRITLGLIYDKEVNLSSFNLKPSSLKNISLDLNKWVKLLLDFKKYINLLRGSFSYSTWVEKIKFILKSVAEFGENFNLEISEINRTLNNKAINLIPDDLILLNVFREILISCINEAKYQSKSRINKILVSDIENSRHIPHKVIFLIDMNSVYYPKLSKNENINLLNNKYHLGDPSVFEREKYLFLELLLACRDKFIVTWVKNDKNNKKLDVSFPIKELISFFDSFLNPGQRGIIIKDSDLNKKEIIDLDSSKTIQSNYCLLEDIDWNEKKSDIKNYKLSELIYWFKNPQKYWLNKKNISPKEIFIHHPDEEYVSNLHKTQLITKIIKELEIDNHNIINDLKNLNINDQLVENGIIIPNNSIFIKEKEIKDLLESLSTSLSQHNKINRIYVKSNANKEEYFIADDIVIELIHSKLSLSRLSEAWIKSLFIFSLKKNINKIKVIFRAENHYKSQIIQSPGAMESNLILEEYIHIFKNYSEQCLPLPPESAYKYVEAKIKSKNEKKAFTDRWIGNKTFSKGERDNIEMKLCFGNKKEPDFFLANNSFDKLSFRLYSPLIKALKK; encoded by the coding sequence TTGGCAGAAGAATTAAAAGTATCTCCTCCTCTTATAACTGAGAATTTAGAAATAGCTGTTCCCAATTATTTTTTGGGTAAGTGGTTAAGTGAACAAATAACTATAAAAAATAAAATAAGTGCTCTTTACGAATTAAAGACAATATCAAGTTACACCGAATCATTATTGACAAATTTTTTCCCAGGAATTGATATGGGTTTATGGAATTTTGAGTCAATTAAATGGGGCATTATTGATTCATTAGAAGAATTAAATAGCTTCAAAGAATCATTTCCGCTTAGAAATTGGATTAATAAATATTTGGATAATAAAAAGACAATTGATGGAGATCTATATAACCTGACAAAGAAGATTACGAATAATTTTATTGATTATTTAATATTTAGACCTGAAATGATTGATGAATGGAATAGATCTGAAATTAATTCACCTAATCTATTTAAGAATTTAAATTCAGATCAGTTTTGGCAACCAATTTTATATAAATTATTAGAGAAAAAGATATCTGAAAAGCCTTCATGTTTATACATGATTGAACTAATAAAGATTTTAAAAAAAATTAAAAACGTTCAAATTAAAGTACCAAATCAAATTTATATTATTTCCGATAATAACTTATCTAAACTACATATAAACTTTTATTCAGAACTTTCAAAATTTACTAGGGTAAATTTATATTTAATATCTGCAGGTGATGATTTATGGAATCGAATAAATTGTCTTGAAGGAGAGTTGGAATTTGATAATTTTGATACTAAATTGAATTTAAACAATAAAAATATAGAGAAAATATTTGGTAAATTTGGAGCAAACTTTCAGAAATTAATTGAGGAAAATATTTATAAAGAAGGTATAAATTTAAAAAATAATTTAATATATATTGATCCAACAACTAATTTTTATGATAAGAAAGATATTCCTCTTCTTAATCAAATACAAAAAAAACTGATTGATAATAATAGCAATGATTTTATAGTAAATCAAAGGGATGATTCAATATTACTTTGTGAGCATTTTAATCAGAATAGTCAATTAGAATATATAAGAAATAAGATTATAGAAATAATAAATTCATGCGAGAATATTAAATATGGTGATATTGCTGTTTTATCTCCACAAACTAATCAAATCAAACCTTATCTTAGGTATATCTTCAATAATGCGTTAATTAATGGCGAAAAGATACCTTATTTTTTTATTGATGAGGGAAATCATGATTATCCAGATATTTATAAATTTTTAATTGAAATCACTGAAATAGCAAATGAGAAAATTACACTTGAAAAAATAGATTATATTCTTTCAAAAAAAGTAACTCAGAACATTTTTGATTTTGATATTACTGAGAAGGATGAAATTATTTTCTTACTTAAGCAAGTTGGTTTTCATTGGGGATTAGATGCTAATGAAAGATTAGGGGAAGAAAAAAATACTCTAGATTGGTGTATAAATAGAATAACTTTAGGCTTAATTTATGACAAAGAAGTAAACTTAAGTAGTTTTAATTTAAAACCATCTAGTTTGAAAAATATAAGTTTGGATTTGAATAAATGGGTTAAATTATTACTTGATTTTAAAAAATATATTAATTTGCTAAGAGGATCTTTTTCTTACTCAACTTGGGTTGAAAAGATAAAGTTTATATTAAAAAGTGTTGCTGAATTTGGTGAAAATTTTAATTTAGAAATAAGTGAAATAAATAGAACTCTTAATAATAAAGCAATAAATTTAATCCCTGATGATCTTATTTTGTTAAATGTTTTTAGAGAGATATTAATTTCTTGCATAAATGAAGCTAAATATCAAAGCAAATCACGTATCAATAAGATCCTTGTAAGTGATATTGAGAATTCAAGGCATATTCCACATAAGGTTATCTTCTTAATAGACATGAATAGTGTTTATTATCCAAAATTATCAAAGAATGAAAATATTAATTTATTAAATAATAAATATCACCTAGGCGATCCATCAGTTTTTGAAAGAGAGAAATATTTATTTCTTGAGTTGTTACTTGCATGCAGAGATAAATTTATAGTTACTTGGGTAAAGAATGACAAAAATAATAAAAAATTAGATGTTTCTTTTCCTATAAAAGAGTTAATTTCTTTTTTTGATAGTTTTTTAAATCCTGGTCAAAGAGGAATAATAATTAAAGATTCTGATTTAAATAAAAAAGAAATAATTGATCTTGATAGTTCTAAAACAATTCAAAGTAATTATTGTTTACTAGAAGATATAGATTGGAATGAAAAAAAATCTGATATTAAAAATTACAAATTATCAGAACTGATATATTGGTTCAAGAATCCACAAAAATATTGGCTAAATAAAAAAAATATTTCTCCTAAGGAAATATTTATTCATCATCCAGATGAGGAGTATGTAAGTAATCTGCATAAGACGCAACTAATTACAAAAATAATCAAAGAGTTAGAGATTGATAATCATAATATTATTAATGATTTAAAAAATTTGAATATCAATGATCAATTGGTTGAAAATGGAATTATTATCCCTAATAATAGTATCTTTATAAAAGAAAAAGAAATCAAAGATTTATTAGAGAGTCTATCTACAAGTTTGAGTCAACATAATAAGATTAATAGAATTTATGTTAAATCAAATGCAAATAAAGAAGAATATTTTATAGCTGATGACATCGTAATTGAATTAATTCATTCGAAACTAAGTTTAAGTCGTTTGTCAGAGGCTTGGATAAAATCGCTCTTCATTTTTTCATTAAAGAAGAATATAAACAAGATTAAAGTAATTTTTAGAGCAGAAAATCATTACAAATCACAAATTATTCAATCACCCGGAGCAATGGAGTCAAATTTAATTTTGGAAGAATACATACATATTTTTAAAAATTATTCTGAACAATGTTTACCTCTTCCTCCAGAGAGTGCTTATAAATATGTAGAAGCAAAAATAAAATCAAAAAATGAGAAAAAAGCTTTTACCGATAGATGGATTGGCAATAAAACTTTTTCTAAAGGAGAAAGAGATAATATCGAAATGAAATTATGTTTTGGAAATAAAAAAGAACCAGACTTCTTTTTGGCAAATAATAGTTTTGATAAACTATCATTCAGATTATATAGTCCTCTTATTAAAGCGTTAAAGAAATAA
- a CDS encoding MgPME-cyclase complex family protein — MTTYFFVAASEKFLTVEEPIEEILKERMRNYKENNKEIDFWLLKNPSFLQTAQFADLKAKIPSPPAAILSTDKKFITFLKLRLEFVAVGEFEFPNAEITDPFKVE; from the coding sequence TTCGTCGCGGCAAGTGAAAAGTTTTTAACAGTTGAAGAACCAATAGAGGAGATTTTGAAAGAGAGGATGAGGAACTATAAAGAAAATAATAAAGAAATAGATTTTTGGCTTTTAAAAAATCCATCATTTTTGCAAACTGCCCAATTTGCTGATTTAAAGGCAAAGATTCCATCACCCCCAGCAGCTATTTTATCGACGGATAAAAAATTTATAACTTTCTTAAAGCTGCGTTTAGAGTTCGTTGCTGTTGGGGAATTCGAATTTCCTAATGCAGAAATAACTGATCCATTTAAAGTTGAGTAA